The following proteins are encoded in a genomic region of Zea mays cultivar B73 chromosome 9, Zm-B73-REFERENCE-NAM-5.0, whole genome shotgun sequence:
- the LOC100193861 gene encoding uncharacterized protein LOC100193861, translated as MDFSAGGSGSGGGGGGAGDGRAQAERWLEIAEKLLAASDLVGCKRFAERALEADPLLPGADEILAVADVLLASQSMGPSGHQDPLAILQLPPGVNPDQASVSRAFRRLALLLGPRNPHHGAEMALRLVNDAYAFLSDPSRRPPPPANPATGTPSSSHYAAAPAPDPREFWTACPFCCYVHQYPRDLVGRALKCPNEGCRRGFVASEIPTPPTVVPGTDMYHCAWGFFPLGFPNAADLGANWKPFYKAFPWNTAPSGQGADGRSHGNRGGRQAQNDSARGGSSRGRIKKTTARKKVGAGLRRRSLGGGVESGIDSSMLGQEGWAGDEDGGDGRTEEVRGININEAAQATDGTGRVNVSGAGGVEDMGNFHIDVDATEDILGNLHNLPFLRVDNLGRMI; from the coding sequence ATGGACTTCTCCGCCGGAGGGAGTGGGAGCGGCGGAGGAGGCGGAGGCGCCGGCGACGGCCGGGCGCAGGCGGAGCGCTGGCTGGAGATCGCCGAGAAGCTCCTCGCGGCGAGCGACCTCGTCGGCTGCAAGCGCTTCGCGGAGCGGGCGTTGGAGGCGGACCCGCTCCTCCCTGGCGCCGACGAGATCCTCGCCGTCGCCGACGTCCTCCTCGCCTCCCAGTCCATGGGCCCCTCGGGCCACCAGGACCCGCTCGCCATCCTCCAGCTGCCGCCTGGGGTCAACCCCGACCAGGCCTCCGTCTCCCGCGCATTCCGCCGCCTCGCGCTACTCCTCGGGCCCCGCAACCCGCACCATGGCGCCGAGATGGCGCTCCGCCTCGTCAACGACGCCTACGCCTTCCTCTCCGATCCGTCTCGCCGCCCCCCTCCGCCCGCCAATCCCGCCACTGGTACCCCTTCCTCCTCCCACTATGCGGCCGCTCCCGCCCCCGATCCCCGGGAGTTCTGGACGGCGTGCCCCTTCTGCTGCTACGTGCACCAGTACCCGCGTGACCTGGTCGGGCGCGCCCTCAAGTGCCCCAACGAGGGCTGCCGCCGCGGATTCGTGGCTTCTGAGATCCCGACCCCACCCACCGTTGTGCCAGGCACTGATATGTACCACTGCGCCTGGGGGTTCTTCCCCCTCGGATTTCCCAACGCGGCCGACCTGGGCGCCAACTGGAAGCCATTCTACAAGGCGTTCCCTTGGAACACGGCTCCCAGTGGTCAAGGTGCTGATGGTAGGAGCCATGGCAACCGTGGTGGCAGGCAGGCACAGAATGACAGTGCTCGTGGTGGCTCCTCTAGAGGTAGGATCAAGAAGACTACCGCCCGCAAGAAGGTCGGGGCAGGGTTGAGGAGGCGTTCTCTTGGTGGTGGTGTGGAGAGTGGCATTGATTCTTCGATGCTCGGGCAGGAAGGCTGGGCTGGGGATGAGGACGGTGGAGATGGAAGGACCGAGGAGGTGAGGGGAATTAACATAAATGAGGCGGCGCAAGCTACAGACGGCACTGGTAGGGTTAATGTTAGCGGTGCTGGTGGAGTTGAAGATATGGGCAACTTCCATATCGATGTTGATGCAACCGAGGATATATTGGGGAATTTGCACAACCTGCCCTTCCTGAGGGTGGACAATCTTGGGCGGATGATTTAA